From Gossypium raimondii isolate GPD5lz chromosome 11, ASM2569854v1, whole genome shotgun sequence:
AATTGCTCATAGGAAAGTCGACTCCTGGAATACAATATTTCAGAATAGCTTGTGAAGTCACGAACTTTAAGGAGTCATCCTTCAATGAATCTATGCACTCTCCATAAACGTAAGGAGAGATACACAGAAAGAGTAAAAGAAGAATAGAATTTACCTGGCCTGGCGAAAGAATTCCTTTCCATCAATTCGAGGGGTCCTTgctaaacatattttaacatacaAGAAAAATTGGGTCAGATGGAAAGAGGTAAAGGTAGTTTCATACAAAAACAAAAGGAGTGGATTTATCAGAATAACAACACTTGTAAAACCTGGAAGTGAGCCCCTACGAGGAGGAGAGTTAGCTGCAGATGACTGCTGGCTTGATGGGTACCATGAGGAGAACGAAGTCCGCCCATCAGATTGAGACTTGGTAGGAGAGGTTGCAGCAGAGGTTCTCTGAGGAGACCCAGCAGTAGAATAACCCCTAGGGGACCCATTTGTGGATATAACTTTTGGAGTTCCAGTAGGTGTCAGCCGCGGTGTGATATATGGAGTTATAGAAAATCTTTGTCCAGCATATCTTGAAGCTGTTAGGAAGATATAAGCTTAAAATCCAAATGAAGATAAAGCTTTTTAAGAGTTGCATTCTTTCCCAGAACATTCCCAGTAACTAGTTAATGTACATTATAACAAGTGAAGGAATGCATCCAAAGTAGTAAAACATACAAACCTATGTCTTGACCTATATAGATTCATGAAATATTGTATTCAGAATTTAAAAGAACTTAGGAACCAATCATATAGATCCCACAATCATATCATAGATGCTTTTATACTTCCTTGAGGAGTGCACCAATCTCAAGATTATTTTTTGTAGTTACTGTTTCCCAATATAACATTCTACATTGTGGATGTCCCCCATCCCTGATGATAGACCCCCTCAACCTAAGCTAGTCCACGATTAAGTGATTAACCCCAGACTAAGTCTTTTGAGGAAAAGTTATGTACTATACAATTATATAATACAAAACATTTTGTTTGTTCTGGCATGGAAACTTTGTAACTGTAATGCCTTCAGTTTCAGACAAAGATAAACTACTAAACTCCACTAAAATCCAAATATTGGGCTTGGCAaccaaatttattttgtttattaaactaaaaacaaacaGTCAACTTCTTTCAAAGAACGCATAATACACCAAGTTTATCAAACAATAAATTCACAGTTGTAAATTCTAATAAATGAAAGAGATGAAACAGACACGTCTGTCCTAGGATCAGTCTCCAGAATCCAACTTTAGGAGGTTTAGTGATAACCAACCAAAATTATGACTTGACcccaaaaattttactttaaaaaatgtAGGCCCTGAACATACAACAGATCCTAACTGGATAAATCGGAATCCATTTATCCAGATTGATCATAGGGTAGCTCTACACATTAGGTTCACTACTCACTCATACTTTTCAGGAACATCTTGCTTTCTTATGTTTTGGATGATTTTCCAAACTAGTAACTCCTTTTTTTTACCTTTGTGGGAAGAGAATTGGTATTGCTATTTGCCTTATAACATCTATAGATGTATAATCATACAATAGCATAAGAAATGGCTTGCAACAGTATTGTTTGCCCAAAAGTACTCCACAAAATTGTCGAATAACTTAAACAGCCACATTTTGTTGTCAATTTATAAATCCacaacaattattttattagatGTTTAAAGGCTTTAATTTCTCTGGCCAAGGTTTGGTTAAATGCTTCAAGTTATGATGACTATTTGATAAACATATCATATTGTTACTAAAAACTCATAATTATCAGCAAAAAGCTTTTCATGCAACACATTTAAATGCCTTCCTTTTTGCGTTATATAAAATAAGCATTGATAAAGTTAGTTCATTGTCGACTTCTAGCCATCAAACTAACTCATTTTTTATGTCATTTTAGAAACTTAAAAGCAAGCCTAAAGTTTAAATCCAAaggtttttcaagtttttttttcctttcctgaaaataagttaagtcaatacaatatttaaatatcaacAGTCTAAAATGAAAAGTCACAACAGTTATTTACAGTAACTCAATCATTACTCATTAAAAAATGTGCCAATTTAtcagttttgttttttatctCCAATTTTATAAAGGGTGTGAATATCTTTCCAGCATTGGTGCCGATTTATAAGCTCCTCAAATATGTAGGCATAAAAGTtctcaaaacaaaacaaaagaacgggaaagaaatttgtaCTTACCTTCATCAGTTGAGCTTCCCAAGTCCGTCGAACCATTGGAAGAACGAAGCGACATGTAGCCACTCGCCCCATCATCTGTGGGAACATATATAGCATTGATCAGAATACTGGCAACAAGATAGAAGCAGATAGAGGGAAAAAAGGAGAAGGTGGAGATAGGTTATCATTGAACCTCTGAAGTGAGATATTATAAATGAATAAGTTGGCAAATACAgaacaaaaaagaacaaaaagcgAAGCTTAAATGATACCCTTGTCCGGATAGGCTTTAGGGACTGACTGGTCACAGGTCCCAATATCAACAGTTTCAGCCTGCTATTAAAACAGGATTGGAAATAAGGTTAACCAAAATTGGTTTCTTCAAGCACTGAACAACAGAAACTGAAAATATAAGGGCAGATAaagaaaccaaaatttcataataaacaacagaaataatgaaatatactcggaaaaaaaaacaaatgcagaGATCTTACAGATGAATTATCATCACTCAGCGATTGCATCAATTGCCGCTTAAAAGTCTCCAACTGTCAAATATTAGAATATCATGCTTATACTTCATATTTCAAGGTAGAATACAAATGAATGTAATATGACGATGTGCCAGAAAGTATAAattagaaaagagaaaaaaaaaaaaaaaaaggagaaacaaacaaataaagagAATAATGAACAAGCAtgaatgtaaaagaaaatattaaaaagcaGGAAAATACTATGTGATTTCTTCTACAAAAGTGAGATGTCCATGAAAGCATTCAAATTGGCAATGAGAATAGCTACTAGAAAGAAGGTTAAACATGCCGAGATCAGGTTGAACATACCAAAGAGGAAATAATCTTTTTCTAGAAATAGTTTTGTATATTACACCAGAAAAACGTCAAAAATGGCAGGACGCTTCATGTCTGAAGCTTTAAGGAATTCAGCAACCCAAACATGATAATTcatttataaatgaattttatttaattattataaattaatttttttatctggATCAAAACAAAAGCTCAAGCTACTTTATCAGcaaattattttgttagaaGCAATTcaaaccaacaaatttaacagcATTTGTTTCTTAATCAGAGGTACTTTGGTTCACTATAGCCCCTTTGTTTTTTCTGTTCCTTGTTCACTATAGCTCCATTTGGAAGCTCAAAGTTGTTAAAGCCATTAAATACTATGAACCTAATGAAGTTATCCACTCACCATATTTCCATAATAAGTAAAACTTCAACATATAAATTCATCtccagaaaataaataaaactaaacttGAACAGGTGAATTGAGTGAAAATATTATTAGAATTTCAATCTCACCTTAGATACATCTCGGCTAAGTTTCTTTACAGTCATTGCCAATGAATCACGCTCCTTTGCAAGCTTCATCTttaatgaaaaacaaaacaaagttaTCAAAATCATGAAGAATAAAACCCccaaatatgtaaataaataccCACAAAAAATAGTCAGCAACATTAGAAATTCggaaacaaatttattaaaaataaaaaagtctcTTAAAATAACCAGAATTTCTACTAAactctgttttctttttccgaAGAGATAAACAGTATAAATAGTAATAAAGGGAACGGGAGAAAGGCACAAAATACGAAGCTAATCGTTTtcaggaaaataaaagaaacaaacaaacaaacaaaaaaatcagagtaaattttaggaaattaagaaaagaaaaaaaattacattttcgtCAAAAATAAGCTTTAATCGAGACTCGGCCTCATGATTCGCTTGCTGCAATCTTGATACTTTATCTTCCAATTCGTAAACCATACGATCCTTTTCGAAAATCTTTGCTCTCATCCTCCCAATCTCCGTTTCCATCTTCGATACTCTCGAGGCGATAGCCATCGACGTTATCTTACGTGCCAGATCCAATTGCTCGTAAGGATCCGTCGGTATCACCGCCAGAATCTCTTCCGACAGATCAAACTCCATGCCCCCTCCACCGGCACCTCCTCCTCCGGCACCGGCGCCGCCACCCTGAGACATCGTAGATGGTGTCACTTCTTCCGTCGCTTTACTTCGTTGGGAAAAGGAAAACATTTAAAATgggaagtaaataaaaataaataaataaatttttttgttggttGGTGGAATTTGGACTTAATTTGCGGGACATTTGTccgaaattttttaaacttttcgaGGGTTTTCCCTCCAAACccaattacataaattttagggtttaattttgaGAGTGGGCCGCAGTTCGGGTCGGACCCTGATCCgaattttgtgttattttcaaaaataatttttatttaatatttatatatattataattaaatttaaataaaactgctttattattaaaaaattatttagaatatgctgattgaaatttttacctaaactacttattttatataaaaattgttaaatatataattatttaaaatttatatataaatttaaattgcacatttatttaaaattttatataattttaattttatctctaataataataacaataaaataattattttatttatatattatataaatattttaaaatatatattgataaaaagTTATTTATGGAATCGAGTTTATGGAAGTGACCATTAGCCACACAAACCGAATTTTGTATCATCAAATCATGGGAATCATAACAAAGTAAAGATGCTTTCCCCAGTCAAACAAATGCAAAATccgttttcatatttttttattgtattatttaaaattttttaatacaaatggCATTCACACACGACAATAATTCATGGTGAGTCTCGTATCGTTATTGGCTGATACATATCGTTTTGCTTCTGAATCTGTAtcaagtaatatatatattctatttcattcaaaattttgttattgttttgaaCGTTTCAATGTGTTTCGGCTCGTTTCAATCAATTCCGGTTAGGGATGAGCGTGCGATAAAATCGAATTGAATCGGGTAAAAATAAATTCGAGTTGGTgagtcatattttatcattctaacttgatttaaaattttttcgaatcaaatctAGTGAAATGACATTTAAATCAAGTTGAATCGAATGAAATTACTgagtcaaattaaaaaattaaacatgtcaaattaaaatattgttacacTATCACTAGTTCATGATATAGCACACAAAATTGAAACCATATATagttgaaaactttttcaaaggaaaataaaatactttactatgataaacttgaataattatttaatttatttaagcccaaaattattattttagaaaattttaacttactctatatattacttaaaaattaattttttatatttttcaaaaatataaaattttgaaatttataaatattttgaattttaaaaaatattttgaattttttgataattttttatgagaCAGAGATCAACTTGCTCGTTTGCAAAATTATCAGGGACCAAaggggtatttacaccaatttattatttgagttattcttgtaaaattcaacttgactcaaacttgaaacttaaattacttattcgagttgagTTGAAAAAGATCGAATAACTCGAAATTCATATTTGttcgattttttaaaaattgaatcaagttttgctcacccTAATTTCGATTTGTACTACTGCATACTGGCTTGTATCAATTggtacaaatattttatattttaaatcaacttttattttattataattgttaaattaagttattaaatattaattaataattttaaaatttatatttaaatataattatatttatatggatGTATTTGAGAtctacatataatatataatttatttatataaaatctatataatttattaataaactaaaattaaaaataaaaatatatatttgaaaaatatttaaatgcataaagaactaaaaaatagattataaatatacatacgtgaaaattatttaaaacattaatgaaGTTGAAATGGTACAACAAAATATATGGATACTAGTGCATACCAATATCAAGATAAAATCGCACATCCACTAGTCTAATACTGACTATTTCAATCTCGACatgttttttaaaagtttaagtttAGTACAAATAAAGTATAAATAGTACATTCAAACAGTTACACATAACAGCAACGAATGGTAAGTCTCAAACCTGGAAATTCATAAGGAGTGAATTTAAAGAGGTAGTTAGAGGGCTTGCCACTccctctaaaatgaaaaattgacaatttagtccattgataaataataaattataaattaataaatgataaaattatactttgacccaaaataaaaaaaatcattttaattatgatgaaattatatattaataaataataaaattatattttaa
This genomic window contains:
- the LOC105761390 gene encoding uncharacterized protein At4g15545 isoform X3 encodes the protein MFSFSQRSKATEEVTPSTMSQGGGAGAGGGGAGGGGMEFDLSEEILAVIPTDPYEQLDLARKITSMAIASRVSKMETEIGRMRAKIFEKDRMVYELEDKVSRLQQANHEAESRLKLIFDENMKLAKERDSLAMTVKKLSRDVSKLETFKRQLMQSLSDDNSSQAETVDIGTCDQSVPKAYPDKDDGASGYMSLRSSNGSTDLGSSTDEASRYAGQRFSITPYITPRLTPTGTPKVISTNGSPRGYSTAGSPQRTSAATSPTKSQSDGRTSFSSWYPSSQQSSAANSPPPRTPRIDGKEFFRQARSRLSYEQFSAFLANIKELNAQKQTRVETLRKAEEIFGTDNKDLFLSFQGLLNRNIH
- the LOC105761390 gene encoding uncharacterized protein At4g15545 isoform X2 codes for the protein MFSFSQRSKATEEVTPSTMSQGGGAGAGGGGAGGGGMEFDLSEEILAVIPTDPYEQLDLARKITSMAIASRVSKMETEIGRMRAKIFEKDRMVYELEDKVSRLQQANHEAESRLKLIFDENMKLAKERDSLAMTVKKLSRDVSKLETFKRQLMQSLSDDNSSAETVDIGTCDQSVPKAYPDKDDGASGYMSLRSSNGSTDLGSSTDEASRYAGQRFSITPYITPRLTPTGTPKVISTNGSPRGYSTAGSPQRTSAATSPTKSQSDGRTSFSSWYPSSQQSSAANSPPRRGSLPARTPRIDGKEFFRQARSRLSYEQFSAFLANIKELNAQKQTRVETLRKAEEIFGTDNKDLFLSFQGLLNRNIH
- the LOC105761390 gene encoding uncharacterized protein At4g15545 isoform X1 — translated: MFSFSQRSKATEEVTPSTMSQGGGAGAGGGGAGGGGMEFDLSEEILAVIPTDPYEQLDLARKITSMAIASRVSKMETEIGRMRAKIFEKDRMVYELEDKVSRLQQANHEAESRLKLIFDENMKLAKERDSLAMTVKKLSRDVSKLETFKRQLMQSLSDDNSSQAETVDIGTCDQSVPKAYPDKDDGASGYMSLRSSNGSTDLGSSTDEASRYAGQRFSITPYITPRLTPTGTPKVISTNGSPRGYSTAGSPQRTSAATSPTKSQSDGRTSFSSWYPSSQQSSAANSPPRRGSLPARTPRIDGKEFFRQARSRLSYEQFSAFLANIKELNAQKQTRVETLRKAEEIFGTDNKDLFLSFQGLLNRNIH